GCCTCGGTCTTGATGGCCTTGTAGATCGTCATGTACTGGTCCCCGGCGACGATCCGCTGGATGCCGGCGAGTTCGGCGTCCTGGCCGGTGATCATCGGCCAGGGTGAGACGTTCGCCGCCTTCAGTGCGGCCACGGCGCCACCCGCGGTGCCGTCATTGGCCGCGTAGACTCCGTCGATCTTGTCTCCAAACTGAGTGATCTGACCGGCGACCCAGGTCTGGGCCTTGTCCGGGCTCCAGTCCGGGGTATCAAACTCGGCCAGCACCTTGACCCCGCTCTTGTCCAGCACGGAGTGGGCGCCCTTCTTGAACAGCACGGCGTTGCCGTCGGTCGGGGCGCCGTTGACCATCAGTATCGAGGGGTTCGGCGTCTTGTCCGCCGTGAGCTTTTCGACCAGCGAAGTGGCCTGCAGCTTGCCGACCTTCTCGTTGTCGAAGGAGATGTAGTAGGCCAGGTCGCTGGTACCCGCCACGAGACGGTCGTAGGAGACCACCGGGACGTTCTGGGCCTTGGCCGAGGCCACGATGCTGGCCGCCGCCGCGGCGTCCACCGGGTCGAGCACCAGTACCTTGATGCCGTCGGTCAGCGCCGACTCGGCCTGTTGCTGCTGCTTGGCGGCATCCTGGTCGGCGTTGGAATAGACCACTTGGTAATTGCCCAGAGAGGTCATCTTGGCTTCGAAGAGCGGACGGTCGAAGGCCTCGTAACGGGCCGTCTTCGACTCGGGCAGTAGCAGGCCGATCTTGACGGGGGCTCCCGCCACGGAGGAATCGGTGCTTGTCGTCGTCGAAGTGCTATTGGCGCAGCCGCTGAGCGACGTCGCAGCAATCAGTGCGCCTACTGCAAGGGTGGCAAATTTGTATCCTAGGGGTTTCACTGGGACGCCTTTCCATGAACCGCCTGATGACGGTGCCTATATCGTGGCCCCGCGGCCCGGAGGGGTCAACAGTTGTTCGGCGGGAACCCAACAGATACCAAATCGCAACCGCGTATCGAAGGAGTCGACTAATTTTCCTCCAATTTGAGCATCGCCTCCGGGCCGCTGGCCCGAAGCCGTCAGCGGCTGGCGGCAAAGTCGGGCGCGAGCGCATGCTCCAGCCGGACAATCACCGACTTGGAGACCGGCGTATTGCTGTCCTCGGCCGTATCGGCGAGCGCGACCAACACGTTCGCCTCGGGGAAGTACGCTGCTGCACAGCCGCGAGCCGTCGGGTAGGTCACGAGGCGCAGTTGGCGCATCACCCGGTCGTGCCCGTCGGCGGACTCGCTGTGCACGTCGACGTAGCCGCCATCGGCGAAGCCGAGCTCGCGCAAATCATCGGGGTTCACGAAGATGACGTTTCGACCTTTTTTGATGCCTCGGTACCTGTCGTTAAGGCTGTAGGTGGTCGTATTGAACTGGTCGTGCGAGCGCAGCGACTGCAGGATCAGTCGTCCGGGCGGCAGCTCAAGCGCCTCCAGCTCGTTGACGGTGATCACCGCCTTGCCGCTCGGGGTGGGGAAGCGGCGTTCATCACGCGGCGGGTGGGCGAGAATGAAGCCCCCGAGCCGGCGCACCTTCACGTTGTAGCCCTCACAGCCCTCCGCCACGTGGGAGATATGCTCCCGGATCACATCGTAGTCATCCCTGAAACCCTCCCAGTCGATCGGGTGCCCGTCCCCCAGTACCGCCCGGGCCATGTCGGAGATGATGGCCACCTCGGAACGCATGTCCTGCGATACCGGCTGCACCCGGCCCTGTGATGCATGCACTGCACAGAGCGTGTCCTCAACGGTGACGAATTGGGGGCCCGAGGCCTGCACGTCGATGTCGCTGCGGCCCAGCGTCGGCAGGATGATCGCTGCCTCTCCCACGTGGGCGTGGGACAGGTTGAGTTTCGTGGAGATCTGGACCGAGAGCCGGGTGGCCGCCATCGCTTGTTGTGCCACTGCGGTGTCGGATATTGCCGAGACCAGATTGCCGCCCAGCGCGACGAAGACCTTGACCTTTCCCTCGTGCATTGCCTGGATGCTTTGCACCGCATCCAGCCCATGCTTGCGCGGCGGGTTGAAGTCGAATTCGGCGGCGAGGCGGTCCATGAAATCCTCTGGCATCTGCTCCCAGATGCCCATGGTCCGATCCCCTTGCACGTTGGAGTGGCCGCGGATCGGACACGGGCCGGCACCGGGTTTGCCGATGTTACCGCGCAGCAGGAGCAGGTTCATGATCTCCTTGATCGTGGGCACCGCCTTCTTGTGCTGGGTCAGGCCCATCGCCCACGTGATGATCACGTTCTCCGCCGCCAGATAGCGTCGGGTGAGCTCGTCGATCTGTGCGCTTTCCAAACCCGTCGCAGCGAGCACGTCGGCTTCCTTCAGGGTGGAGAGGTGCTCCCGGTATTCCTGAAGCCCGATGCAGTGCTCGCGCAGGAACTTGTGGTCCAGCACGGATCCAGGTGCAGCATCCTCTGCCTCGAAGACGCGCTTGGACACGGCCTGCAGCAGCGCCATGTCACCGGCGAGCCGCACCTGCAGATACTGGTCCGCCATGTCGACCCCCCGGCCAATGAGGCCGCGCGGACGCTGCGGGTTCTTGAAGTTGATCAGTCCGGCCTCGAGCAGCGGATTGACGGCAACGATCTGCGTCCCGGCAAGCTTCGCCTCTTCCAATGCGGTGAGCATGCGCGGGTGGTTGGTGCCAGGGTTCTGTCCCATGATGATGATCAGGTCGGCCTTGGCAAAATCCTCGTAGTGGATGGCCGCCTTGCCCACGCCGATGCTTTCGGCCATGGCCTTGCCCGTTGATTCATGGCACATGTTCGAGCAGTCCGGGAGGTTGTTCGTGCCGTAGGCCCGGGCAAAGAGCTGATAGGCGAAGGCCGCCTCGTTGCTGGCCCGCCCGCTGGTGTAAAAGGTTGCCTCGTCGGGGGAATCCAGTGCGTTCAGCTCCCGGGCGATGATGCCGAAGGCATTGTCCCAGGAGATCGGCCGGTAGTGATCGAAACCGGCAGGCTTGTAGACCGGCTCGATGAGCCGACCCTGCTGTCCCAGCCAGTATTCGGAACGCTCACGCAGAGCGGAGACCGGGTGCTCGGCCCAGAACGTTGTCGGGACGGTCAAGGTGTCCGCTTCCCAGCTCACCGCCTTGGCACCGTTTTCACAGAATTCGGCGACCTTGCGGTCCGGCGGGTCCGGCCAGGCGCAGCTCATGCAGTCGAACCCGTCCTTCTGGTTCATGTGCAGCAGCGTTTTGAGCCCTCGTTGCGGGCCCATCTCCTCCCACGCCAGCGGCATCGAATGGATCAGGCTGGGTAGGCCGACGGCGCTTCGCTTCGGCGGACCGACCACCAGGTCCTTGTCCGTCGGATCCTCTTTCAGTGGCTTGCTGGCCATGGCCGCCGCCCCCTTCTCCGGGACGCGCGGGACCCGTTAGAGATCTTCGCCGCTACGGAAGGACCACTCACGCAGAAAGTCCGTTACCGCCGGTGTCGTATGGGATCCTGTTTAGCACCGGCGCCACTTGCAAGCAAGGCCTCGGGCCAGAAGTTTGGGCTCCGCACTCCCCTGGGAGCGCTACTTGAAAGCACGGGGAACCCAATTTGCACACTCGCAGGTAGACGAGATTCCGAGCTCGTCCCCGCAGGCGCGGGGAACATGCCAACCGCGCTTCGTGCTCTGTCGTGGCCCGGGCTCATATACGCAGGCGCGGGGAACACCCGGTGCGGCCCGGACACGGTGCCATCGGACAAGGCTCATACCCGCAGGCGCGGGGAAGACGCAGGTGGTTACAGTTCATCTTCCGTGATGGTGGGCTCATACCCGCAGGCGCGGGGAAGACGATGCCACATAGTGGGCACTGGTGTTGGCAGTGGCTCATACCCGCAGGCGCGGGGAAGACCGGTCTTTGATATGGTCGATGCGCTCACGTTCGGGCTCATACCCGCAGGCGCGGGGAAGACACATGCCCACTTGAATCGTTGCAATCATCCATGCCTATTCCGAGTCAGTTTCAGCGACGATTCCCTCTCCGGTATTTGCTCATATTGCTCCACCCGACCCGTAGGCCCATGTCGTCCGCTACGGCAGCCGGTTGCGATTCCAGGTCAGCATGCTCGGTTGACTCCAGCACCAGTGGCTTCGGAGAAATAGAATCAGCACGCGGACGCGCAATCAACTTGACCCCGTCAAAATCCTTCACTCCCCATTTATGCCGGTGCACCTTGAATTCGAGTCGCTGTTCGTTACGCGCGGGATGGATCAGGATTGCTCGTCCGTCTTTGCAAAGGACCTTGACTTCGGCCCAAATGGAGTCCCTTATTCTCGCCGAGACGGTGCCCGCGAACACGCCGGCACTGACTTCAAGTAGCCAACGGCTGAGGAAACCCCTCAAGCCCGGCGGACACGAGGAAAGGACCAGCACCATCATGAGGTCTCACCCACCTCGGAGTAGTTGCTACCGCTGGCAAGCATTCCCTGCTGGTAGTCCCAGATGCTGACCACGTCCTGGGACAAGTCGTTCTCTTCCACCTCGAAGTCCGGAAGCAACAGCTTTTGGATATCGACCGAACACCGCGTGAGCAACCTGGATTCAAACACGGCATCCCGCACCGCCTGGCGCACACTTGAGGCGATATCCGCCGGCATCGAGGCGGTAACCTCGAACGCCAGCGGAATGGAGATCTCAGCTTTGTAGAGGTCCGCAATGTCGTAGACGAACGACTTGTCGTGGCCGCTGTGGACAAACCCAAGTCCGGGAGAACAACCCAAGGAGACAATGACCGTATGTACGATGCCATAGAGGCAGGTGTGAGCCGCCGTGAGTGCCTGGTTGATGTCGTCGCTGGCATTGAAGTCGTCCGGACGGTAGTCCCGGCGCTCCCAGTTGACTTTCCATTTTTCTGATTGTTCGCGGTAGACCCGCTTGACCCTGGCACCTTCCCTACCACGGAGCTGTTGCATGGTGGTGCCTTCAAGATCCTCGCCGGGAAATCGCATCTCATACATTAGCCGGGCCACTGCAACCCGGGATTGCCGGTTCGAGACAAGCCGCGCCTGCGCCTCGAGCAGCCGTGAAGACCGGGCGAGAGAGCGGCCATGCGCGTAGTACCGCACACCCTTCTCCCCCACCCAGACCGCCGTTGCCCCGCAATCCGCCAGCAACGACATCGCCTGATGTGTCACTCTCGTACCCGGGCCGAAGAGTAGTGTGCCGATGGACGCGGCAGGCACGTGGACAACGGAGTCCTTATCCGTCACAGTCAGCGCATTCTGATCACGATGCACAGTGCATCTCTCCAGATAGAGAAATGAAATCCGGTCGGAAACACGGGTCAGTGCGGGAAGCTCTACGGGCCGCTTGGAGGGCGTGGGACCGGCCATGTCAGCGGTTCAGCGCCGATATGGTCATTAGACCCACCCCATAGGCTTTGCCGCGCCCAATCCCTGAAACCAGGGCGCTGCGAAACTTCTCCGGGTCATCAACCCTCAATCCACCGGCAAATACCGTACCGGCGATCGTCAATGTCGATTTCTCGCGCTTGAATCGGGCGTTACCGGAAGCAACGATCTTCACCAATGGGGTGCCATCAGTCTCAACCAGGGGTGAAAACCCGTGAGCGTTACCCTGCCTGGCCAGCCAGTCGAGCTGGTCGGCTTCCCGGATCAGGGCTACCCGTTTTCCCCTGGTCAGTTCGGGCCGTTTCCCATTCGGTGTACCCACATCGACTGCCGCTTTGACGGTGTTGCCCAATAGCCGGAAGTTGTATTTGTTCCCAGGCGCCACGTGGTCCAGATTCGGCCCGTACTCCCTGCTCAGTGGTTCAGTTCCAGCCACTCCTGCCTCGGCATGGAATGCCGAGGCATCTGGTCGGTCGTTGCTGACAATGTAGAGCCAAGTGTTGCTGGGAAACGTGTCCATCCTCCAGATCACGCGTTTGTCCCCGGAGTGGCCGTGCGGCGCTGGGGCAAACATCTTCATGATGGCCCCATGTGTCCGATGTGGATTTGTCAGGTACGGCATGGCACCGCGCGAAGTCGGATCGATCGAAATCCTGGTCAGATAGGTCATGAGGCTGGCTCCATAGGAATCATGGGATCGTGGTCACCGAGGATGCCCCCCAGATCGGGTTTTGATGCTCCTTGGCCATGGGGGTTTGGAATGACGACGTCACCGAGTCGGACAGTGGCCCTCGGCAGGTATTGCCGGTGCCTCGGGTCGAACGAAACCGGCAGGTCACGTAATAGTTCGGCACCAGGCGCACCGGGTTTGGCATCGGCATGCAGCTCAAGTCGGAACTTCTGTTCCTTGCCGTGGCGTCGTTGATAGGTCTCCGAACTTCGTAGCGGCAGATTGTTCAGGGCTTCGACCGCAGTGCCAGCGAGCAGCCCGGTTGGTGAATCATCGGTGCCGCGTTGCCCGATGGGACGGTCAGGCAGGCATGACCGTCGCCCGAGAAACAGCGGGTATTTGGGAACCATAAGTGCATCGGCTATCGCCACGAGTAGTTCCGGATCCCCCGAAAGCGCCGCGGTGAAGTGTGCATCGGCCAGGTAGTATCGGCGGCTCAACGGCATCCGCTTCGATTTGTCCTGGGATAGCGACACCTGGAAGTCTTCGAGCAAGGTTCCGGGTTGCTCGGTACGTACTGCGAATACCAATCCCACCAGATCATCTACGGGCTCCTGCCGCGAGCGGCCCAGTGCACTGGCGACAAGTCCGATGACGCCGCTCTTGGTCGGCTGCGGCCTGGTGAATCGCACCGTGAACCGGCTATCGGCTCCCCAGGACTGCAGGGGACCCGAAAGGGTGAGCAGAACAGACGACGTGCCGGTCACTTTGCGGCCTCGAGGTGTTCCCGGACCATCCTGTCCACTTCCCCAATGGCATCATCAATGGAACCTGTCGATCCCAATGCCGCCAGCGCCGCTGCGGCCTGGTTCGGAGTCGAGACGAAGCGCGTGGTCTTCAGCCCATAGGACCCGTCGAACCCCTTTACATGCTGAACGAGCACTTCAGAGGCAACGCGCATGCGAGACTTGCCGTCAGTCGCATGCACTTCCTCCTCGAAGGCCCCGACCCAGCTCAGCGGCTGGTCATGGCTGATGCTGATCACCACGGCATCAGGAAGGGTGCGGTTGGCAAAGCTGTTCTGCTTGCCCGTAGGCATCGACCTGATGAAGCTGCCGACGAATCCTGCCGTCGCCTTTGCCACAAGATCGGCATCGCCCAAGGTGCCGTGCAGTGAATTGATGTTCACCGTTGCATAGCGGTAAAGCGTTGATGATGTGAACTCGACCGTGCCAATCATGTCGGCGCCGGCCTCCTCTCCCTTATCCCGCTTGAGGTCATCCATCGCCGTGTAATAGTCGAACTCCGGGGTGGCTTCATGGATGCTGATCGCGTGGGCCACCTGGGCAGATGCGTCAACTGACAGGTCCTGTGCGTCGGCGATCATCCGGCCGAACAGGGCAACGTCGACCGCGTGGTCTGCCTTCAGGACCTTGGTGGCGTCCTTGGCCGCAACCGTGCCATTTCCCGAGATGATCAGATCCGCCAACTTATTGGCCTGTGCAACCCCGAGGAACAGCAAGTACCCGCTTACGGGCATCTGCTCGGCTTCGGGTTCGGGCGCCATTTCTCCCTTTTTTGGCTTCGCGACGCGTTTCTTAGGCGCGTCGGTTTTGATCTTCGCTGCCAGAAGCGCGGCTTGCGCCCATACCTGCGCTTCGTCCGCGTGCTCCGGCGCCTTCGCCGTAATGGCGTTTGCCAGCATGGTTACCACGTTCTTCGTCCGCTTGCCCAGCACCTCGGCATCGAAGGATTCCTCGAAGTCGGATCGGATGGCACGCTTCCAGGCTTGGCTGGAAACACGCTGCCGCACGATGCCGCCGTAGATTGCCGTCTTCGGCGATCCTGATTCGTCCCTGTTGATGTTATTGGGGGGCAGAGTCTGCAAGGCGTGGATATCGATATAGAGGTTTTTCATGGTTCTTCCCTTCGGTGGGTGAAACTAACAGCGTCTGGAATTTGGAAGCTAAACGGTGGCTTCCGGGGATTCGACTTCGAGTTCAGACTCCGAGTTTCGCTTGAAGCATGCGAAGTCGCGGCCCCATCGCAGCAGGACAGCCTTCCGGTCCTTCGGTGTCATCAGCCCACGAAGATCCACGGCGAACATGGCGTAATCGAAGGCAATGCCGGAAGTCCGTAGGAGTCTAATGATCGATCCGACATGATGCTGGATTTCCTGCGGTGAGGTCGAAGTGGCGAGCGCGTCGAACCGACGCTTTACTGATTCCGGTGAGCGGTCCCCGGAGGTGGCAAGCTCGCGGATGGAAGATGCGAACGGCCGGACAGCCGAGTGCATAGATCGATCACGGGTGGACTGCTGATGCACCGCGTATAGGCACAAGGCCAGATGCGACGCCCACTCCGAGGGGCTTGGGTTTTTTCCCTTGCCTTGAAGCCTCTCCGGTAGGCCCATCAGAGTGAACTCCCAGATGGCTGGGTTTGAGCCGGGAGGCTGGCCCACCGCTTGGCGCAAATGCGCCATGGCTTTCACCTCGTTTGCTGCATTCGCCGCATAACCTCGGAATAGTTGATTGACCCGAGCATTCATATGTCCGAACAATTCACTGGACATGTGTTTCCTCCGTTGTTGGGTTGTTGGTGTGTTCCGGCGATTCGGTGGCTACCGGGAATTCCTCGAACACATGCTTGGCAAAAGCATTTGTGGCGGTATGCGCCGTTCGCAAATGGCCATCCGCGTCGAAGCGCCCCTGAATGCTGCGAGGGCTGGCCTTGCGCAGCAAGGCATCGGAGTGCTTGAACAGGATCCCGCGGGCTGCCACGTTCCACGCGATGGCGAATTCCGTGGCCTCCTGATCGACGGAGATCCCCTTGAGCCAGTTCCGAAACAACGTGTCGAATTCAAAGTAGACAGCCGACAAAACCATGCCCTGATCAGTGGGCCGGTCATTTCCCCCGGCTACGAGTATCTGTTCGGCCAGCTTTCCCAACCTGTAGACGGCCGTCTCCGTTCGCTTGACCGCATCGATCGCCATTCCTCGGTGTCGAACGCCCTGTGGAGTCAGCAGTGATGCCTCAAGGGATAGTTGGTCGCAGTACAGGTTCTGGAATGAGGAGTCCTGAGTTCCATAGGAGAATCCGACCAGAACCGTGTTCATGTGATAGCCAGGTGGCAACATGCCGGCGGTCATCAGCACCGACAGGCGGTGGACCACTGCAGGGCGGCCGGCGTCGGCGGCGCCCGAGGCCGAAACCTCCCCGGAGCCGATCAGAGCGCCCAGTCCTCGCCATGCCGATCGATCCGGGTCATGCCGTTTGGGCATCCATACCTGATCGAGCTTCAGGGCCTTCGCCTGAGTCAGGCTGTCCCGCCACAGGCTCATTGGTTCGAACACATGCGAATTCTGTGGGATCAGGCGGTCCCCGTTAGTCACGAGTGCGCTAATGATTCCGTCGGCATCCGCTTTGAGCCGGACCCTGCGTGAGGACCAAGTGAAAATGTCTGAATCACCGATCGGGAAAACCTGGGTACCGTCCGGGTCCTTCTCCGTCGCGTTATCGCCCCTTGCCGAAGCCCCCGTCAGAGCAGACCGCTCCCAGACGGCAGAATCGGCATCGTCTCGCCCACGCTCATTGAAGTGAAGGTTCAGCAACAGTGTTTCTTTCAGGGTGGCACCTTGCAGATAGAGTCCGCCGAGCTGTCCCGCCCAGCCGGCTCCAATCGGATAGCCTTTCCCGCCGCTCACCCTGCGGTCATCGGTGGCACCAGGTTTGATTCCGGAATAATCGAACGCCTGCACATGGACCAGCCAACGTGCCGCTTCGGCGAACCCAAGGCGATCCAGCGCACTGCCGCTCCGCGTCGTAAAGTAATGCGCACCGGCCGGCACATCGGCAATCAATCGGGCGGGAGAGTCACTATCTCCCTTGGCCGTCTGCAGCCCAGGAACCTGCATGAAGGGCCTGACCGGATCCAACAGATTGAAGCTGCCCGAAATTCCCTCCTTGTCCAGATACTTCGCGATGCGGGTGACATCGAGGGTATACGCGGCCCACGCTTCGGCCCATGTCTCATCGGCATCCTGGACTTGGCCATGTGCCTGGCGTAGGACCGCAAGAAGCACCCGAATAATGGCGAAGTCGATGGTTGGCAGCTCATTGGACATGCAACCGATTTGGTGTGCCCTGGCAAAGAGCTCAACAATACCGACGTCGCCAATGGATCCGTCCAGGTTTTGGACGGTTATCCACGCATCATGCCGTAGGTCGAATACCGGCACCGTTTCCTCGTTCATAGTGTGTGCTCTTTCGTTGGATTGACGACGATGAGACCGAGATGCTTGTCGTAGCTCAGGTCGCGGCCGGCCAGTGTGCCGCGGGAATGTTCGTCTAGGAAGAGGACGAGCTGACCCTTGAGTAGCTTTTCCTCCTGCCATGAGGCGACTCCCTGTTGCTCCAGCTCGGTAAGCGTCCTATCGAAGTCCTCGAAACTCCGTGAGAATTCCAGTGGTAGCCGAATACTGTTGCGCATGATGTCCCGGGCCATGGTCGGATCGTCAATTCGGGCCTGATCGGTCAGGTTCACATTCGCCAGTTTTTCCTGCCACTCGAATCCGCTGATTCCGTCGGGCGTACGCCGCATCAGTATGACCTCGAAGGAATCCTCAATGTCCCTGACGCTGCTGACCGCTGCTGCTTCTTCCCGGGCTGCTGCGGCAAGCCCGGTGGTGACTTGACCCAACATGGGTTTGATACCGGCCGAGTCCAGCAGCAGATTGAGCTTGGTGCCAGGCCGTGGAATAAGCCCGGTCAATGCACGCTGGCGTTTTTTGGCATCTGCTAAATGAGCCTTCTGGGCTAATTCGTCCTTGTTGTGTGTCCACTCTGCTGGAAAGACAACGTCATCTCCGTATGCCTGCTGAACAAGGGTTGCCGCCTGATGAGGCAGCTGGACACCTTTCTCCCAGGCGGATTCCCTTTCCAGGATGGCCAGAGTGCTGAACAGCGCATATTCCTGATAGATGGCAGCAGCACTTCGTTCTAGCGTTGGATTGGAATCGTTCCATGATGACAGGCCCCGAACCCAAACCTCGGGTGTTCCCATGGCAGCCGGGCGCCTGTCACGGCGATGCCTATGGAGGCGCCCTACCCGTTGGATCAACAGATCCATCGGGGCGATATCTGTCACCAGCAAGTCGAAATCTATGTCAAGGGACTGCTCCAGAACCGAGGTTCCCACAACGACCCTCAAGCTCGGCCGGTTGACACCATTTCGCGGCGGACCCAAGAATGAAAGGAGGTCCTCCTCGAGCCGTAGGCGGTCAGCCGTCAGGAAACGCGAGTGCAGCAACGAGGCCGCACCTCCGGTCTTGTCGTTGAAGAACGCGTATGCGTCTTGCGCCCTACGAATCGTGTTGCACACGATTCCCACGATTCCCCCGCTGGCAAGCCGCGGTTCCATTGCCTCCCATAGGCGTTCCAGGTCATCTTCTACCTTGACCAGACGGTAGCCCTTCGGATCGGATTCCAGCGGGATGTCTATGCTCTGGATTCCGTCCTCGCCGGCAACAGTGATCCGAGGGTACCCTCCGTCTTGAGGCAGGGCTTTGACAACGACTTCGACATCGGCGACGCCCTCTAGACCGGCTTTCTCTTGCCTCATGCGGATAGGACCGTAGTATGCCTCGATGAGCGCGTGCTTCTGCGCCCAGGGTAGTGTCGCCGTCATGAGGATGACTGGCACTTCGTAGAGCGCCAGCCATTCTAGGGACCGCTTCAAGAACTCCGCCATATGGCTATCCGCCGCATGCACCTCGTCGATGATCACAATCTTGGAGGCAAGTCCAAGATGCCGCAGACAATAGTGCTTTGTGTTCAGAGCAGCCATCAGGATCTGGTCAATGGTCACAACTGCGATGTTCGGCTGCAGCACACGTTTTCGATCTGAATAGAAGTGGTGGACGATGGCGTCATGCCCACCGTTTCCATCGTCATCGTCGTGGATCAGCGGGGCATTCATGCGTTGAATAGGCAGGGCTGCATACGACTCGTTGTACTGGGACTTGCTATGTCCCAGGGAGAAAGTGGGGGTCCCGGTTCCGTCTGCGATGGTCTTCTGGAGCCATCCCAGGCAGCGGTTCATGATGGCATCCGTGGTGGCCATCGTTGGCAAGGCAAAGACCATCCCGTCCAGTCCCATTTTCCCTGCGATGGCTTCCGCAGCCGCCAGGGCCATCTCGGTCTTGCCGCTTCCGGTAGGTGCCTCGACTACATAAAGGGACGCTGTATCACGATGTTGAACCAGCTCGTAGAGCGCATTTTGGACGGCGTTGGGTACGGCTCCGCTTGGCAGCTCGAAGCGCTTTTCGAAATAGTCCATTACCGTGTCCGGCGCTTTTCCAAAAGCCCACGCCTCCGGAAGGCCCAATGACTTGAAGGCGCGGCGTAATCGACTGCTGCGATCCCGTGGCATGCCGTCGGTTTCCAAATCGAAGATGCCGGCGTTACTCGATGCCCAGTCGGCCAGAATGACGATTCCGGTCAGAAGAACCTGGCTTCGCGGTTTGATTCCAATATTCCTCAGCTTGTCCAAGACCGCCTCTGCATCTGAATCTTCAAGCCAAGCATTGAGCAAATCAAACTGGGCGTCGGACCACCCAGAGATGCTCGGGGCACAAGCCAGACCGCTGACAGTTGATGCGTCAGGGAACCTTCCATGATGGCCCCCAGAGACCATGGACAGGGACAACGAGATCCGCATGGAATATCCTTGCTGTTCTTGAAGCCACCGCGAAATATTGGCCATTCCAAGAACCGAATGCGGCAGAAGGTCGTAATCGCCCCACCGGTCATTTCGCGAATAGACTTCACTGTCTATTCGTGCATACAAACTTGGAACCTGCTCTTGAAAATGTGGAGAGGCTTTACCGACGTCATGTGATGCGGCCAGGAAAGCCACCAGCTTTTCAGCGTCTTCAGGTGTCGATGACAAATCGGATGAAATCCTCGCCCGCAACCCCGGGGCCAGATGCTGCCAAATTTGTCGAGCTGAGGCCGCCGCGTCCAGTCCATGGGCATGCAGTGAAAGATGTAGCAGTTCGTCCGGCATATCTTTCCGGTTGGTCTTCGCCCAAAGTTCCGGGCGTATGTGTCCACTGACCTTGTCCCTCATGTTCCCCCAAACACATCCCATCGACTTATTTGTGAGCTTAGCGACCGTTGCCGACAAAATGGGTGACTGACTTCACCGTGTCCTATGGGCTACTCGGACAAACCAAGAGGAACCCCTGCTGATCCACTACCAAAAAGTATCAACAGGACAACCAGCGCTTTCCAGAGATGCGGTAATTCCAATGAAATCTCCCACGATGAACTACACGTCGTTGAAGCGATTCCCCGGATGAGTTCATGCGCAGAAACAAGCCGTGGATTCTGCATAGTCGCAATCGTTGCCCAAACCGATCTTGAGCGCTGATCAAGAAGGCTGGCGTGGTCGTCGGGCTGACGCCGCTGATGAGACCTGAACCGCGGCGGCAGCATCGTCACCCACC
Above is a window of Paeniglutamicibacter cryotolerans DNA encoding:
- a CDS encoding sugar ABC transporter substrate-binding protein, with protein sequence MKPLGYKFATLAVGALIAATSLSGCANSTSTTTSTDSSVAGAPVKIGLLLPESKTARYEAFDRPLFEAKMTSLGNYQVVYSNADQDAAKQQQQAESALTDGIKVLVLDPVDAAAAASIVASAKAQNVPVVSYDRLVAGTSDLAYYISFDNEKVGKLQATSLVEKLTADKTPNPSILMVNGAPTDGNAVLFKKGAHSVLDKSGVKVLAEFDTPDWSPDKAQTWVAGQITQFGDKIDGVYAANDGTAGGAVAALKAANVSPWPMITGQDAELAGIQRIVAGDQYMTIYKAIKTEAERAADIADMLARGESPTGTSDVGGVQTELLTPVVVTKANIMDTVVKDGFYTVAQICTAQYAVACTAANIK
- a CDS encoding FdhF/YdeP family oxidoreductase translates to MASKPLKEDPTDKDLVVGPPKRSAVGLPSLIHSMPLAWEEMGPQRGLKTLLHMNQKDGFDCMSCAWPDPPDRKVAEFCENGAKAVSWEADTLTVPTTFWAEHPVSALRERSEYWLGQQGRLIEPVYKPAGFDHYRPISWDNAFGIIARELNALDSPDEATFYTSGRASNEAAFAYQLFARAYGTNNLPDCSNMCHESTGKAMAESIGVGKAAIHYEDFAKADLIIIMGQNPGTNHPRMLTALEEAKLAGTQIVAVNPLLEAGLINFKNPQRPRGLIGRGVDMADQYLQVRLAGDMALLQAVSKRVFEAEDAAPGSVLDHKFLREHCIGLQEYREHLSTLKEADVLAATGLESAQIDELTRRYLAAENVIITWAMGLTQHKKAVPTIKEIMNLLLLRGNIGKPGAGPCPIRGHSNVQGDRTMGIWEQMPEDFMDRLAAEFDFNPPRKHGLDAVQSIQAMHEGKVKVFVALGGNLVSAISDTAVAQQAMAATRLSVQISTKLNLSHAHVGEAAIILPTLGRSDIDVQASGPQFVTVEDTLCAVHASQGRVQPVSQDMRSEVAIISDMARAVLGDGHPIDWEGFRDDYDVIREHISHVAEGCEGYNVKVRRLGGFILAHPPRDERRFPTPSGKAVITVNELEALELPPGRLILQSLRSHDQFNTTTYSLNDRYRGIKKGRNVIFVNPDDLRELGFADGGYVDVHSESADGHDRVMRQLRLVTYPTARGCAAAYFPEANVLVALADTAEDSNTPVSKSVIVRLEHALAPDFAASR
- the cas2e gene encoding type I-E CRISPR-associated endoribonuclease Cas2e, producing the protein MMVLVLSSCPPGLRGFLSRWLLEVSAGVFAGTVSARIRDSIWAEVKVLCKDGRAILIHPARNEQRLEFKVHRHKWGVKDFDGVKLIARPRADSISPKPLVLESTEHADLESQPAAVADDMGLRVGWSNMSKYRRGNRR
- the cas1e gene encoding type I-E CRISPR-associated endonuclease Cas1e, coding for MAGPTPSKRPVELPALTRVSDRISFLYLERCTVHRDQNALTVTDKDSVVHVPAASIGTLLFGPGTRVTHQAMSLLADCGATAVWVGEKGVRYYAHGRSLARSSRLLEAQARLVSNRQSRVAVARLMYEMRFPGEDLEGTTMQQLRGREGARVKRVYREQSEKWKVNWERRDYRPDDFNASDDINQALTAAHTCLYGIVHTVIVSLGCSPGLGFVHSGHDKSFVYDIADLYKAEISIPLAFEVTASMPADIASSVRQAVRDAVFESRLLTRCSVDIQKLLLPDFEVEENDLSQDVVSIWDYQQGMLASGSNYSEVGETS
- the cas6e gene encoding type I-E CRISPR-associated protein Cas6/Cse3/CasE, with the protein product MTYLTRISIDPTSRGAMPYLTNPHRTHGAIMKMFAPAPHGHSGDKRVIWRMDTFPSNTWLYIVSNDRPDASAFHAEAGVAGTEPLSREYGPNLDHVAPGNKYNFRLLGNTVKAAVDVGTPNGKRPELTRGKRVALIREADQLDWLARQGNAHGFSPLVETDGTPLVKIVASGNARFKREKSTLTIAGTVFAGGLRVDDPEKFRSALVSGIGRGKAYGVGLMTISALNR
- the cas5e gene encoding type I-E CRISPR-associated protein Cas5/CasD, giving the protein MTGTSSVLLTLSGPLQSWGADSRFTVRFTRPQPTKSGVIGLVASALGRSRQEPVDDLVGLVFAVRTEQPGTLLEDFQVSLSQDKSKRMPLSRRYYLADAHFTAALSGDPELLVAIADALMVPKYPLFLGRRSCLPDRPIGQRGTDDSPTGLLAGTAVEALNNLPLRSSETYQRRHGKEQKFRLELHADAKPGAPGAELLRDLPVSFDPRHRQYLPRATVRLGDVVIPNPHGQGASKPDLGGILGDHDPMIPMEPAS